From Toxorhynchites rutilus septentrionalis strain SRP chromosome 2, ASM2978413v1, whole genome shotgun sequence, a single genomic window includes:
- the LOC129768737 gene encoding signal peptidase complex subunit 3, with product MHTVLIRGNAILAYSLSVLAFLTFCCFASTFFTDYRTNAKINTVKVLVKNVPDFSASREKNDLGFLTFDLNTDLNGLFNWNVKQLFLYLTAEYKTEQNELNQVVLWDKIILRGENANLDFKNMNTKYYFWDDGNGLKGHQNVTLTLSWNIIPNAGLLPSVFAHGHHSFKFPESYMPSPV from the exons ATGCACACCGTCCTCATCCGAGGGAACGCCATCCTGGCTTATTCGCTGAGTGTATTGGCCTTCCTGACATTCTGCTGTTTTGCGTCCACCTTCTTCACTGATTACCGGACCAATGCAAAGATAAATACCGTTAAAGTGTTAGT TAAAAATGTGCCAGACTTCAGCGCTTCCCGGGAAAAGAACGATCTGGGCTTCTTGACGTTCGATCTGAACACCGACTTGAATGGGTTGTTCAACTGGAACGTGAAGCAGCTGTTCTTGTATCTCACCGCCGAGTACAAAACCGAACAAAATGAACTGAATCAGGTGGTGCTGTGGGACAAAATTATTCTACGCGGAGAGAATGCCAACCTGGACTTTAAGAATATGAACACTAAGTATTACTTCTGGGACGACGGCAACGGTCTGAA GGGACACCAGAATGTGACGCTGACCCTCTCGTGGAATATCATCCCCAATGCGGGTCTATTGCCAAGCGTATTTGCCCATGGGCACCACTCTTTCAAGTTCCCTGAATCGTATATGCCGTCGCCTGTTTAA
- the LOC129770473 gene encoding protein PET100 homolog, mitochondrial, with product MGGWVLEVSKMAIYMAFPVAMFHWFNQPEYFERWVTDTKRQIFPREKQEDRDAIDEVIRKQREKKDMELLKALEEMERREKI from the coding sequence ATGGGAGGTTGGGTTCTCGAGGTTAGTAAGATGGCCATTTATATGGCTTTCCCGGTGGCAATGTTTCACTGGTTCAATCAGCCGGAATACTTCGAGCGCTGGGTTACGGatacaaaaagacaaatttTTCCTCGCGAGAAGCAAGAGGATCGAGACGCTATTGATGAGGTTATAAGAAAGCAACGCGAAAAGAAGGACATGGAACTGCTGAAGGCGCTCGAGGAGATGGAGAGACGAGAGAAAATATAA